The proteins below are encoded in one region of Desulfuromonadaceae bacterium:
- a CDS encoding twin-arginine translocase TatA/TatE family subunit → MFGIGMPEMLMILALALIVIGPKRLPDIARALGRGYSEFRRATDELKHIISTEVNQSNRPPSSPSAARLPTDKIYPPGMADDPYPDAQSPAGDTPAPGAFTRPVADPASPAAEQDDTSVNKKEDL, encoded by the coding sequence ATGTTCGGCATCGGCATGCCCGAAATGCTTATGATTCTGGCCCTGGCGTTGATCGTTATCGGCCCCAAACGGTTGCCTGATATTGCCCGGGCGCTCGGTCGTGGCTACTCTGAATTTCGTCGTGCCACCGATGAGTTGAAACATATCATCAGCACCGAGGTGAATCAGTCGAACCGGCCACCGTCGTCACCCAGTGCCGCCAGGTTGCCGACCGACAAAATTTATCCGCCGGGGATGGCTGACGATCCTTATCCCGATGCACAGTCCCCCGCCGGGGATACCCCCGCACCAGGGGCCTTTACCCGCCCCGTAGCCGATCCGGCGTCGCCCGCTGCTGAACAGGACGATACTTCCGTGAATAAAAAAGAGGATCTCTGA
- the nadA gene encoding quinolinate synthase NadA: MEQTEIIQEIKRLCVEHNALLLAHNYQRDEVQEIADITGDSLALSIEAARAENDIIVFCGVHFMAESAAILAPDKTVLLPRADAGCPMADMVTPAGLHAMKAEHPSATVVTYVNSSAAVKAESDICCTSSNAINVVKSLAADELILVPDRNLGRYIASFTDKTCYFWEGYCPTHDRLKVADIERTRADHPDALFMAHPECSPDILALADHICSTSGMYAYAAHSTAHKFIVGTEMGILYRLRKDNPDKEFILPSTSLICPNMKLTSLEDILQCLQTMSPVVTVPEATRERAKLTLDRMLAVPRD; the protein is encoded by the coding sequence ATGGAACAGACAGAAATCATACAGGAAATCAAGCGGTTATGCGTGGAACACAACGCCCTGTTGCTGGCCCACAATTATCAGCGTGACGAGGTTCAGGAGATTGCCGACATCACCGGCGACTCGCTGGCTTTGTCGATAGAAGCCGCACGTGCCGAAAACGACATAATCGTTTTTTGCGGGGTGCATTTCATGGCAGAGAGCGCCGCGATCCTTGCTCCCGACAAGACGGTCCTGCTGCCGCGCGCCGATGCCGGTTGCCCGATGGCAGACATGGTCACCCCCGCAGGGTTGCACGCCATGAAAGCCGAACATCCAAGCGCCACGGTCGTCACCTACGTCAATTCGAGTGCCGCCGTCAAGGCGGAAAGTGATATCTGCTGCACCAGCTCGAATGCCATCAACGTCGTTAAGTCCCTCGCTGCCGACGAACTGATTCTGGTGCCGGATCGTAATCTCGGCCGTTATATCGCCTCATTCACTGACAAAACCTGTTATTTCTGGGAGGGTTATTGCCCAACGCATGATCGTCTCAAGGTTGCCGATATTGAGCGCACGCGGGCCGATCACCCCGACGCCCTCTTCATGGCGCACCCCGAATGTTCCCCGGACATCCTCGCCCTGGCCGATCACATCTGCTCGACCAGCGGGATGTACGCATACGCCGCCCACAGCACTGCGCACAAGTTTATTGTCGGCACCGAAATGGGCATTCTCTACCGCCTGCGCAAGGATAATCCCGACAAGGAATTCATTCTGCCCTCGACAAGCTTGATCTGTCCGAACATGAAGCTGACCTCGCTCGAAGATATTCTTCAGTGTTTACAGACGATGAGTCCGGTGGTAACCGTTCCGGAAGCGACGCGCGAACGCGCGAAATTGACTCTCGACCGCATGCTCGCCGTGCCGCGCGACTAA
- the tatC gene encoding twin-arginine translocase subunit TatC gives MSHLEELRKRLMISSAAWLVAFLFCYSFGEELFNYISAPVRNVLPKGHSLVFITATEPFFTYLKVGALAGLLIALPVILWQLWAFIAPGLFKHEKKLAVPFVIASCLCFGCGAYFGFFFVFPMIYKFLIEYGIGSGEISAMLSMGAYLSLTSKLLVAFGLVFELPIIIFFLARMGIVDHVWLAKNRKFALLSAFIIGAILTPPDIFSQTALALPFVILYEVGVIVARLFGKKKKVDEEALVPDDEGTTAE, from the coding sequence ATGTCTCATCTGGAAGAGTTGCGCAAGCGGCTGATGATCAGCTCCGCTGCCTGGCTGGTAGCGTTTCTGTTCTGTTATTCCTTCGGGGAAGAGCTTTTCAACTACATCTCCGCTCCGGTACGCAATGTTCTTCCCAAAGGGCATTCGCTGGTCTTCATCACCGCGACCGAACCGTTCTTCACCTATCTCAAGGTTGGCGCACTGGCTGGATTGCTGATTGCGTTGCCGGTGATCCTCTGGCAGCTCTGGGCGTTCATCGCCCCCGGCCTCTTCAAGCACGAAAAGAAGTTGGCGGTTCCTTTTGTCATCGCCAGTTGCCTGTGCTTCGGTTGCGGTGCTTACTTCGGCTTTTTCTTTGTCTTCCCGATGATCTACAAGTTTCTGATCGAGTACGGAATTGGCTCTGGCGAAATCAGCGCGATGCTCTCGATGGGGGCTTATCTGTCCCTGACCAGTAAACTGCTGGTTGCTTTCGGCCTGGTTTTTGAGCTGCCGATCATCATCTTCTTCCTCGCCCGCATGGGGATCGTCGATCACGTCTGGTTGGCGAAAAATCGCAAATTCGCGTTGCTGTCAGCTTTCATCATCGGCGCGATACTGACCCCCCCCGATATCTTCTCGCAAACCGCGCTGGCCTTGCCCTTTGTGATTCTCTACGAAGTCGGGGTTATCGTCGCCCGCCTGTTCGGCAAAAAAAAGAAAGTCGATGAGGAAGCCCTCGTGCCTGACGATGAGGGGACAACAGCGGAATAA